In one Umezawaea sp. Da 62-37 genomic region, the following are encoded:
- a CDS encoding FAD-dependent oxidoreductase, translating to MTELDTEILVVGGGLGGVAAALAAAGAGHRVVLTEETDWIGGQLTAQGVPPDENPWIERFGATASYRRVREGIRDYYRRHYPLRAEAMRLAELNPGAGRVSKLCHEPRVALAVLEAALAPHRSAGRITVLTRHRPTGVHTTGDSVDAVDLVDDDGGTVTVRADYVLDATENGDLLPMAGVEHVVGAESRAEHDEPHAPDVADPTNLQGITYCFALSHHAGEDHVVDRPRMYDFWRSYRPAFWPGPLLGFTAPDPRTLEPVARTFEPNPDTDPLAVTADQSADAGDKELWAFRRILARGIHQPGAFDSDITLVNWPLNDYWLSPALEIPGVVDAAAVAKAHDEAKQLSLSVLHWLQTEAPRVDGGTGFPGLRLRHDVMGTADGLAKSAYVRESRRIRAVTTITEHDVSLDLLGPGERTRYADSVGVGSYRIDLHPSTAGDGYVDIASVPFEIPLGALLPQRVDNLLPAGKNIGTTHITNGCYRLHPVEWNVGEVAGHLAGFALRRGRSPRQIRADTKLHDEFAQLLDHAGVERHWPDVRGY from the coding sequence ATGACCGAACTGGACACCGAGATCCTCGTCGTCGGGGGCGGCCTCGGGGGAGTGGCCGCGGCGCTGGCCGCCGCGGGCGCGGGGCACCGGGTGGTGCTGACCGAGGAGACCGACTGGATCGGCGGCCAGCTCACCGCGCAGGGCGTGCCGCCGGACGAGAACCCGTGGATCGAGCGGTTCGGCGCCACCGCCTCCTACCGGCGCGTCCGCGAGGGCATCCGCGACTACTACCGCAGGCACTACCCGCTGCGCGCCGAGGCGATGCGGCTGGCGGAGCTGAACCCCGGCGCGGGACGGGTCAGCAAGCTCTGCCACGAACCGCGCGTGGCCCTGGCCGTGCTGGAGGCGGCCCTGGCGCCGCACCGCAGCGCCGGGCGGATCACCGTGCTGACCCGGCACCGGCCGACCGGCGTGCACACCACCGGCGACTCGGTCGACGCGGTGGACCTGGTGGACGACGACGGCGGCACCGTGACGGTGCGCGCGGACTACGTGCTGGACGCCACCGAGAACGGCGACCTGCTGCCGATGGCGGGCGTCGAGCACGTCGTGGGGGCGGAGTCGCGGGCCGAGCACGACGAGCCGCACGCCCCGGACGTCGCCGACCCGACGAACCTCCAGGGCATCACCTACTGCTTCGCCCTGTCCCACCACGCGGGCGAGGACCACGTCGTCGACCGGCCGCGCATGTACGACTTCTGGCGCTCCTACCGGCCGGCGTTCTGGCCCGGCCCGCTGCTCGGCTTCACCGCCCCGGACCCGCGCACCCTCGAACCCGTCGCGCGCACGTTCGAACCGAACCCCGACACCGACCCGCTGGCCGTCACCGCGGACCAGAGCGCCGACGCGGGCGACAAGGAGCTGTGGGCGTTCCGCCGCATCCTGGCCCGCGGGATCCACCAGCCGGGAGCGTTCGACTCCGACATCACGCTGGTCAACTGGCCCCTCAACGACTACTGGCTGTCCCCGGCCCTGGAGATCCCCGGCGTGGTCGACGCGGCGGCCGTGGCCAAGGCGCACGACGAGGCCAAGCAGCTCTCCCTGTCGGTCCTGCACTGGTTGCAGACCGAGGCGCCGCGGGTCGACGGTGGCACGGGCTTCCCCGGCCTGCGGCTGCGCCACGACGTCATGGGCACCGCCGACGGCCTGGCCAAGTCCGCCTACGTCCGCGAGTCCCGCCGGATCAGGGCCGTCACCACGATCACCGAGCACGACGTGTCCCTCGACCTGCTCGGTCCCGGTGAACGCACCCGCTACGCCGATTCCGTCGGCGTCGGCAGCTACCGCATCGACCTGCACCCCTCCACCGCGGGCGACGGCTACGTCGACATCGCCAGCGTCCCCTTCGAGATCCCTCTCGGCGCGCTCCTGCCGCAACGGGTCGACAACCTGCTGCCTGCGGGCAAGAACATCGGCACCACCCACATCACCAACGGCTGCTACCGGCTCCACCCCGTCGAGTGGAACGTCGGCGAGGTCGCGGGCCACCTCGCGGGCTTCGCCCTGCGCCGCGGCAGGTCCCCGCGGCAGATCCGCGCCGACACCAAGCTGCACGACGAGTTCGCCCAACTCCTGGACCATGCGGGCGTCGAACGCCACTGGCCCGACGTGCGCGGCTACTGA
- a CDS encoding tetratricopeptide repeat protein, with the protein MKRQYWLWSAAVVAVAVTAVSFAARSGGAPAPAPEPNRANALQTRTVALQDKLHARPGDAGTWAELGATYTELARAGADPSYYAKAQGALEESLRIEPDDNGDAMLGQGALANARHDFGAARDWGVKAQAVRPDSAEVQGVLVDAYTQLGDDAAATTALQRMLDLRPGVASFTRASYHFELHGRDDEAKQALDRALTAASSADEQVFCHYYLGELAFNRGDLTEAAHQYDQGLGLSPHDVTSLQGKAKVAAALGRLDEAVDGYRQVVSRVPVPQYLLEYAELLDQAGRPAEAAAQYAILAEQKKLLAAQGANDDLTLTTVAADHGDPAEALRLAEEEWGRRQSVLAADAMAWALQVNGRHAEALEFSDKAAALGWRNATFSFHRGMILASLGRGPEAVSALTEALSVNPYFSPLHAPAARTKLAELETTR; encoded by the coding sequence GTGAAGCGCCAGTACTGGTTGTGGTCCGCCGCGGTCGTCGCCGTGGCGGTGACGGCCGTCTCCTTCGCCGCCCGCTCGGGCGGCGCCCCCGCGCCGGCTCCCGAGCCGAACAGGGCGAACGCGTTGCAGACCAGGACGGTCGCGCTGCAGGACAAGCTGCACGCCCGGCCGGGGGACGCCGGGACGTGGGCCGAGCTGGGCGCCACCTACACCGAACTCGCCCGCGCCGGGGCCGATCCCTCGTACTACGCCAAGGCCCAGGGCGCGCTGGAGGAATCGCTGAGGATCGAGCCCGACGACAACGGCGACGCGATGCTCGGCCAGGGCGCGCTCGCCAACGCCCGGCACGACTTCGGCGCCGCGCGCGACTGGGGCGTCAAGGCGCAGGCCGTCCGGCCCGACTCCGCCGAGGTGCAGGGCGTCCTGGTCGACGCCTACACCCAGCTCGGCGACGACGCGGCCGCCACCACGGCGTTGCAGCGAATGCTGGACCTGCGTCCCGGTGTCGCCTCCTTCACCCGCGCCTCCTACCACTTCGAACTGCACGGCCGCGACGACGAGGCGAAGCAGGCGCTCGACCGGGCGCTCACCGCCGCGTCATCGGCCGACGAGCAGGTGTTCTGCCACTACTACCTCGGCGAGCTGGCGTTCAACCGCGGCGACCTCACCGAGGCCGCCCACCAGTACGACCAGGGGCTCGGGCTGAGCCCGCACGACGTGACCTCGTTGCAGGGCAAGGCGAAGGTCGCCGCGGCGCTGGGCAGGCTCGACGAGGCCGTCGACGGCTACCGGCAGGTCGTCAGCCGCGTCCCGGTGCCGCAGTACCTGCTGGAGTACGCCGAGCTGCTCGACCAGGCGGGCAGGCCCGCCGAGGCGGCCGCCCAGTACGCGATCCTCGCCGAGCAGAAGAAGCTGCTCGCCGCGCAGGGCGCCAACGACGACCTGACCCTCACGACCGTCGCGGCCGACCACGGCGACCCCGCCGAGGCCCTGCGGCTGGCGGAGGAGGAGTGGGGGCGCAGGCAGAGCGTGCTCGCCGCCGACGCGATGGCGTGGGCGTTGCAGGTCAACGGCCGCCACGCCGAGGCGCTGGAGTTCTCCGACAAGGCCGCTGCGCTGGGCTGGCGCAACGCCACGTTCTCCTTCCACCGCGGCATGATCCTCGCCTCGCTCGGCCGCGGCCCCGAAGCCGTGTCCGCGCTCACCGAGGCGCTGTCGGTGAACCCGTACTTCTCCCCGCTGCACGCGCCCGCCGCGCGGACCAAGCTCGCCGAGCTGGAGACCACCCGATGA
- a CDS encoding GntR family transcriptional regulator, whose amino-acid sequence MISIDPESQVPPYEQVRAGFAQRIANRELAVGARLPTVRALAATLGLAVNTVARAYRELEEAGLIETRGRAGTVVSAAGERSRERALRAARSYATTAHEIGLTADEALDIVRAALADRESR is encoded by the coding sequence GTGATCAGCATCGACCCGGAGTCCCAGGTCCCGCCGTACGAACAGGTCAGGGCGGGTTTCGCCCAGCGCATCGCCAACCGCGAGCTGGCCGTGGGCGCCCGCCTGCCCACGGTCCGCGCGCTGGCCGCCACCCTCGGCCTCGCGGTCAACACCGTCGCCCGCGCCTACCGCGAACTCGAGGAGGCAGGCCTCATCGAGACCCGCGGACGCGCGGGCACGGTGGTCAGCGCGGCGGGCGAGCGTTCCCGCGAACGCGCCCTCCGCGCCGCCCGCTCCTACGCCACGACCGCCCACGAGATCGGCCTGACCGCCGACGAGGCCCTCGACATCGTCCGCGCCGCCCTCGCCGACCGGGAGTCCCGGTGA
- a CDS encoding High-affinity nickel-transporter, with amino-acid sequence MRRAAVVVVLCGLGLLLGSGVSAAHPLGNFSVNHSDVLQVHPDRLDVRSVVDLAEIPTLQEPKPVDAAAKCADVRSSLDARVDGDRLDFTTKSAEVTHPAGQADLATTRLVCEFSAPVAVDGKVAITFADTYLDDRMGWREIVATGTGVALSGDVPTGSATDELRQYPQDLLSTPMDVRSVSVGAEPGAGTAATGATPIRTGVGFIDSTTAAFTGLIGSRDLTPMVGVLAVLLALVLGASHAALPGHGKTLMAAYLAGRRGTSRDAVLVGATVTFTHTAGVLVLGLLLSVSSALAGDVVLRWLGMASGLLVAVIGGALLVSALRRRKAARSGVEPEHGHGHGHGHGHGHGHSHGPRYGRASLIGMGVAGGLVPSPSALVVLLGAVALGRTWFGVVLVFAYGAGMAAMLTLAGLLLIKVRDRLENLAVTARLRKLADFTPFSTAALVLVVGLGLTTRALIG; translated from the coding sequence ATGAGGCGCGCCGCGGTCGTGGTCGTCCTCTGCGGACTCGGGCTGCTGCTCGGCTCCGGGGTGTCGGCCGCCCACCCGCTGGGCAACTTCAGCGTCAACCACTCCGACGTGCTCCAGGTGCACCCCGACCGGCTCGACGTGCGGTCCGTCGTGGACCTCGCCGAGATCCCCACGCTCCAGGAACCCAAGCCGGTCGACGCGGCTGCCAAGTGCGCCGACGTCCGGTCCTCGTTGGACGCCCGCGTCGACGGCGACCGGCTGGACTTCACCACGAAGTCCGCCGAGGTCACCCACCCGGCGGGGCAGGCCGACCTGGCCACCACCCGGCTGGTGTGCGAGTTCAGCGCGCCGGTCGCGGTCGACGGCAAGGTCGCGATCACGTTCGCCGACACCTACCTCGACGACCGGATGGGGTGGCGCGAGATCGTCGCCACCGGCACCGGCGTGGCCCTGTCCGGCGACGTGCCGACCGGCAGCGCCACCGACGAGTTGCGCCAGTACCCCCAGGACCTGCTGAGCACGCCCATGGACGTGCGCTCGGTCAGCGTGGGCGCCGAACCCGGCGCCGGCACCGCGGCGACGGGCGCCACGCCCATCCGCACCGGTGTGGGGTTCATCGACAGCACCACGGCGGCGTTCACCGGTCTGATCGGCTCGCGTGACCTGACGCCGATGGTCGGCGTGCTGGCCGTGCTGCTCGCGCTGGTGCTCGGCGCGTCGCACGCGGCCCTGCCCGGCCACGGCAAGACCCTGATGGCCGCCTACCTGGCCGGACGCCGGGGCACCAGCCGCGACGCCGTGCTGGTGGGCGCGACCGTGACGTTCACCCACACCGCCGGGGTGCTGGTCCTGGGCCTGCTGCTCAGCGTGTCCAGCGCGCTGGCCGGTGACGTCGTGCTGCGCTGGCTGGGCATGGCCAGCGGCCTGCTGGTGGCCGTCATCGGCGGCGCGCTGCTGGTCTCCGCCCTGCGCCGCCGCAAAGCTGCCCGCTCCGGCGTCGAACCCGAGCACGGACATGGCCACGGTCATGGACATGGGCACGGCCACGGCCATTCGCACGGCCCCCGGTACGGCCGCGCGAGCCTGATCGGCATGGGCGTCGCGGGCGGCCTGGTGCCCAGCCCGTCCGCGCTGGTCGTGCTGCTCGGCGCCGTCGCGCTCGGCCGCACCTGGTTCGGCGTCGTGCTCGTGTTCGCCTACGGCGCGGGCATGGCCGCCATGCTCACCCTCGCCGGGCTGCTCCTGATCAAGGTGCGCGACCGCCTCGAGAACCTCGCGGTCACCGCCCGGCTCCGCAAACTGGCCGACTTCACCCCGTTCAGCACCGCCGCACTGGTGCTGGTCGTCGGACTCGGCCTCACCACCCGCGCACTGATCGGCTAA
- a CDS encoding hydantoinase/oxoprolinase family protein: protein MEPHPVRIGVDVGGTFTDAVAVDATTFALLGQVKVPTSHDHADGVAHGILAALRELQDKTGIDASAVSFLAHGTTQATNALLEGDVATVGVVGIGRGFESWATGRLKGLAKLQLTPGKGLPVRYAGLRDADDPVAVKAAVAKVVEEGAEVVVAVQPFSVDDPLGEREVVAQARSQGLLATATHEITGLYGLAKRARTAVLNAGIMPRMVETADLVERSVAAAGITAPLMVMRGDGGVMSLPEMRKRPLLTALSGPAAGVAGALMGERLSEGVFLETGGTSTDISVVRRGRVQVRHARLGGRETYLPALDVRTVGVGGGSLVRLDGTSVCAVGPRSAHIAGLAYACFAPAGALVDAKLVTIAPREGDPADYAALETPDGTRYALTLTCAANALGVVPDDSYAHCDPRAARNALEPLAKTLGLSIQDAAGAVLRQAVKPVRAVVDDLVDGYRLDRATLSLVGGGGGAAAVTPFLGAESGLDWRIAAHSEVISPLGAALALVRESVEKIVPNPSHTDILAVRAQAEQAVITQGADPAGVEVDVTVDPQRNLILAVATGATELRTKDRAAVADEDQVLADVARTLGVPGGEVSELARTGHHRALGARSRPKGFLGRFRPIAQHVRVVDTDGVVRLHSANAHVERTSVGEASGTLARLVDEHTRVGDGGSRAPAVWLLVGPKIADLSGVLDRDQLVALIGAELKSRTPDEPLVAILEDRG from the coding sequence ATGGAGCCACACCCGGTCCGGATCGGCGTCGACGTCGGTGGCACGTTCACCGACGCCGTGGCCGTGGACGCGACGACGTTCGCCCTGCTCGGCCAGGTCAAGGTCCCCACCAGCCACGACCACGCCGACGGCGTGGCGCACGGCATCCTGGCGGCGTTGCGCGAGTTGCAGGACAAGACCGGGATCGACGCCTCCGCGGTGTCGTTCCTGGCGCACGGCACGACCCAGGCGACGAACGCGCTGCTGGAGGGCGACGTCGCGACCGTGGGGGTGGTCGGGATCGGCCGCGGCTTCGAGTCGTGGGCGACCGGGCGGCTCAAGGGGCTCGCGAAGCTCCAGCTCACCCCCGGCAAGGGGCTGCCGGTCCGGTACGCCGGGCTGCGCGACGCCGACGACCCGGTCGCGGTGAAGGCCGCGGTGGCCAAGGTCGTGGAGGAGGGCGCCGAGGTCGTGGTGGCGGTGCAGCCGTTCAGCGTCGACGACCCGCTGGGGGAGCGGGAGGTCGTGGCGCAGGCCCGGTCCCAGGGGCTGCTCGCCACCGCAACGCACGAGATCACCGGGCTGTACGGGCTGGCGAAACGGGCCCGCACGGCGGTGCTCAACGCCGGGATCATGCCGCGGATGGTCGAGACCGCGGACCTGGTCGAGCGCAGCGTCGCGGCGGCGGGCATCACCGCGCCGCTGATGGTGATGCGCGGCGACGGCGGCGTGATGTCCCTGCCGGAGATGCGGAAGCGGCCGCTGCTGACCGCGCTGTCCGGACCCGCCGCGGGTGTGGCGGGGGCGTTGATGGGGGAACGGCTCAGCGAAGGGGTGTTCCTGGAGACTGGCGGCACGTCGACCGACATCAGCGTCGTTCGCCGCGGCCGGGTGCAGGTGCGGCACGCCCGGCTCGGCGGCCGCGAGACCTACCTGCCCGCGCTGGACGTGCGCACGGTCGGCGTCGGCGGCGGATCCCTGGTCCGGCTCGACGGCACGTCCGTGTGCGCAGTCGGCCCGCGCAGCGCGCACATCGCCGGTCTCGCCTACGCCTGCTTCGCCCCCGCCGGGGCGTTGGTGGACGCCAAGCTCGTGACCATCGCGCCACGGGAGGGCGACCCCGCGGACTACGCGGCGCTGGAGACGCCCGACGGCACCCGGTACGCGCTCACCCTGACCTGCGCCGCCAACGCGCTGGGCGTGGTGCCCGACGACAGCTACGCGCACTGCGACCCCCGAGCCGCGCGGAACGCGCTGGAACCCCTCGCCAAGACCCTCGGACTGTCCATCCAGGACGCCGCGGGAGCCGTGCTGCGCCAGGCGGTCAAGCCGGTGCGGGCCGTCGTGGACGACCTGGTCGACGGCTACCGCCTCGACCGCGCGACCCTCAGCCTGGTCGGCGGGGGAGGAGGGGCCGCGGCCGTCACGCCGTTCCTGGGCGCCGAGTCCGGACTGGACTGGCGGATCGCCGCGCACAGCGAGGTCATCAGCCCGCTCGGCGCCGCGCTCGCCCTGGTCCGAGAGTCGGTCGAGAAGATCGTGCCCAACCCGTCGCACACCGACATCCTGGCGGTGCGCGCGCAGGCCGAACAGGCGGTGATCACCCAGGGCGCCGACCCGGCGGGCGTCGAGGTCGACGTCACGGTCGACCCGCAGCGCAACCTGATCCTCGCCGTCGCCACCGGCGCGACCGAACTGCGCACCAAGGACCGCGCCGCCGTGGCGGACGAGGACCAGGTGCTCGCCGACGTCGCCCGCACCCTCGGCGTGCCCGGCGGGGAGGTCAGCGAGCTGGCCCGCACCGGCCACCACCGCGCCCTGGGCGCCCGGAGCAGGCCCAAGGGGTTCCTCGGCCGGTTCCGGCCGATCGCGCAGCACGTGCGGGTCGTCGACACCGACGGCGTGGTCCGGCTGCACAGCGCGAACGCCCACGTGGAGCGCACCAGCGTCGGCGAGGCCTCCGGCACGCTCGCCCGCCTCGTCGACGAGCACACCCGCGTCGGCGACGGCGGCAGCCGCGCCCCCGCGGTGTGGCTGCTGGTCGGCCCCAAGATCGCCGACCTGTCCGGCGTGCTCGACCGCGACCAGCTCGTCGCGCTCATCGGCGCCGAGCTGAAGTCCCGCACCCCCGACGAGCCGCTGGTCGCCATCCTGGAGGACCGCGGATGA
- a CDS encoding GNAT family N-acetyltransferase produces MIVRPAVAADLDAFVASAAALFAEDGGVRDPRVDVSWPLRHGHEYYGAAIAADNVLCLLAVHDDRVVGHLLGRLKGPNEVRPAVVGAELESIRVAEDARGTGVGAALDGAFRTWALDRGVNEITVHAYAANTAALAYYRARGYQQQSVVLRLPLER; encoded by the coding sequence GTGATCGTCCGTCCCGCCGTCGCGGCGGACCTGGACGCCTTCGTCGCCTCGGCGGCCGCGCTGTTCGCCGAGGACGGCGGCGTCCGCGATCCGCGCGTGGACGTGAGCTGGCCACTTCGGCACGGGCACGAGTACTACGGCGCCGCGATCGCCGCCGACAACGTCCTGTGCCTGCTCGCCGTCCACGACGACCGGGTCGTCGGCCACCTGCTGGGACGGCTCAAGGGCCCCAACGAGGTCCGCCCCGCCGTGGTCGGCGCCGAACTGGAGAGCATCCGGGTCGCCGAGGACGCGCGCGGCACCGGCGTCGGCGCGGCCCTGGACGGCGCGTTCCGGACCTGGGCGCTCGATCGCGGCGTCAACGAGATCACCGTGCACGCTTACGCCGCCAACACCGCCGCCCTCGCCTACTACCGGGCTCGCGGCTACCAGCAGCAGTCCGTCGTGCTGCGACTCCCGCTGGAGCGCTGA
- a CDS encoding LacI family DNA-binding transcriptional regulator, with product MTRRAPRQADIAALAGVSQATVSVVLGGRGSVRMAEDTRLRVLAAAEELGYVPDPVATRLASRRNHMLGLYTFKATFPTDVADSYYPILVGVEEQAAALGQDLILFTGADGRGERTHDEAAIRRTKIADGCLFFGRHVPVASIEKLVETDFPLVYIGRRDELDGRIPFVGADYVAASAAVVDQLVGHGHRVIRYVRENDDAPSSTDRERGVVEASARAGIDCRVVRTDVDGTTAQEWLHDGVTAVVVEETDTDAAYLAVRRAVDGTDLSYAVLGRPPEGGEDVTGFEVPRREMGRRAVELLVELITGDPKDLHQLLPCTPVPGTTVKDVR from the coding sequence ATGACGCGCCGCGCACCACGGCAAGCGGACATCGCCGCGTTGGCGGGTGTCTCGCAAGCCACCGTCTCCGTCGTCCTCGGCGGCCGGGGGAGCGTGCGGATGGCCGAGGACACCCGGCTGCGGGTGCTCGCGGCCGCCGAGGAGCTGGGCTACGTACCGGATCCGGTCGCCACGCGGCTCGCGTCCAGGCGCAACCACATGCTCGGCCTGTACACGTTCAAGGCCACGTTCCCGACCGACGTCGCCGACTCCTACTACCCGATCCTGGTCGGGGTCGAGGAGCAGGCGGCCGCGCTGGGGCAGGACCTGATCCTGTTCACCGGCGCCGACGGCCGGGGCGAGCGCACGCACGACGAGGCGGCGATCCGGCGGACGAAGATCGCCGACGGGTGCCTGTTCTTCGGGCGGCACGTGCCCGTGGCGTCGATCGAGAAGCTCGTCGAGACCGACTTCCCGCTGGTCTACATAGGACGCCGGGACGAGCTGGACGGCCGGATCCCGTTCGTGGGCGCGGACTACGTGGCCGCGTCGGCCGCCGTGGTCGACCAGCTCGTCGGGCACGGCCACCGGGTGATCCGGTACGTCCGCGAGAACGACGACGCGCCCTCGTCCACCGACCGCGAACGCGGAGTCGTCGAAGCCTCCGCCAGGGCGGGGATCGACTGCCGGGTCGTGCGCACCGACGTCGACGGAACCACCGCCCAGGAGTGGCTGCACGACGGGGTCACCGCGGTCGTGGTCGAGGAGACCGACACCGACGCCGCCTACCTCGCCGTGCGGAGGGCCGTCGACGGCACCGACCTGTCCTACGCCGTGCTCGGCCGACCACCCGAGGGCGGCGAGGACGTCACCGGGTTCGAGGTGCCCCGCCGCGAGATGGGCCGCCGCGCCGTCGAACTGCTGGTCGAGCTGATCACCGGCGACCCGAAGGACCTCCACCAGCTCCTGCCCTGCACCCCGGTGCCGGGCACCACCGTGAAGGACGTGCGATGA
- a CDS encoding transporter, producing MGYAILAVMAVGVVLMLTRVLPTAFALGLLAVVIALLAGASVLGDKNSVGTTVLQTGSTLLAATMVAVLLGSWLGTLMEDTGIAATLVRKIVEFGGERPAVVAVGVYVVAVLCGSITGSAPAAMLAGVVGIPAMIAVGVRPVVAGGTVLMGIATGLPLDLIGWQFLSDAIKLPIEQVRSFQLRLFPIVLVGSLLYILVETRRRGARHAWAVRLDAKPSTRVRRGDAPWYALVSPLVPIVLALGFHVPIVASLLAGVVFALVTTTRPGKLGERALRSLYRAFDVAAPPIVLFVAIGMLLSAVRLPGAVSALTPIVSALSPSGTLLFVLVFAALVPLCLYRGPFNIYGLGAGVAGVLVSGGVYPATAVLGLMASYGQVLGVSDPTSTQTVWSAQYAGVRPERVMASTLPYTWLIAIGGLVLTTVLYLT from the coding sequence GTGGGGTACGCAATCCTGGCCGTGATGGCCGTCGGGGTCGTCCTGATGCTCACCCGCGTGCTGCCCACGGCGTTCGCGCTGGGCCTGCTGGCAGTGGTGATCGCCCTGCTGGCGGGCGCCTCGGTGCTGGGGGACAAGAACAGCGTCGGCACGACCGTCCTGCAGACCGGCTCGACCCTGCTGGCCGCCACGATGGTCGCGGTGCTGCTCGGCTCGTGGCTGGGCACGCTGATGGAGGACACCGGCATCGCCGCCACGCTGGTGCGCAAGATCGTCGAGTTCGGCGGTGAACGCCCGGCGGTCGTCGCCGTCGGCGTCTACGTGGTCGCCGTCCTGTGCGGCAGCATCACCGGCTCCGCGCCCGCCGCGATGCTCGCGGGCGTGGTCGGCATCCCGGCCATGATCGCCGTCGGCGTCCGGCCCGTGGTGGCCGGTGGCACCGTCCTGATGGGCATCGCGACCGGTCTGCCGCTGGACCTCATCGGCTGGCAGTTCCTGTCCGACGCGATCAAGCTCCCGATCGAGCAGGTCCGGTCCTTCCAGCTCAGGCTGTTCCCGATCGTCCTGGTCGGCAGCCTGCTCTACATCCTGGTCGAGACCCGCCGCCGCGGCGCGCGGCACGCGTGGGCCGTCCGGCTCGACGCCAAGCCGTCCACGCGGGTCCGCCGCGGCGACGCCCCCTGGTACGCGCTCGTCTCGCCGCTCGTACCGATCGTGCTGGCACTCGGCTTCCACGTGCCGATCGTCGCGTCGCTGCTGGCCGGTGTGGTGTTCGCCCTGGTCACCACGACCCGACCCGGCAAGCTGGGGGAGAGGGCGCTGCGCTCGCTCTACCGGGCGTTCGACGTGGCCGCGCCGCCGATCGTGCTGTTCGTGGCGATCGGCATGCTGCTCTCGGCCGTGCGGCTGCCCGGCGCGGTCAGCGCGTTGACGCCGATCGTCTCGGCGCTCAGCCCGTCCGGGACGCTGCTGTTCGTCCTGGTGTTCGCCGCGCTGGTCCCGCTGTGCCTGTACCGGGGGCCGTTCAACATCTACGGCCTCGGCGCCGGGGTCGCGGGGGTGCTGGTGTCCGGCGGCGTCTACCCGGCCACCGCCGTGCTGGGCCTGATGGCCTCCTACGGGCAGGTGCTCGGCGTGTCCGACCCGACCAGCACCCAGACCGTGTGGAGCGCCCAGTACGCGGGCGTCCGCCCGGAGAGGGTGATGGCCTCGACCCTGCCGTACACGTGGCTCATCGCCATCGGGGGGCTGGTGCTGACCACCGTGCTCTACCTGACCTGA